The Solea senegalensis isolate Sse05_10M linkage group LG4, IFAPA_SoseM_1, whole genome shotgun sequence genome includes a region encoding these proteins:
- the LOC122768049 gene encoding RNA-binding protein 15-like — translation MKGKERSPVKKRSRAPEESRDRGGSHPSGKKLSTVGSNSSNGSGQSGASSRRSLHSEKRDAREMDGHNSFSRNGGGGSSSSSSGGYDYRVMSANKPHVVADVSAEAPRSSSRSDPRPPLNPESEYKTLKISELGSELNDEDIEDGLFHEFKRFGDVSIKISRENDQRVAFVNFRRPDDARAAKHARGKLVLYDRPLKIETVYMNRRRSRSPVSKDNFPTGHRHVPSQRQLSPTGLGYRDYRLQQLALGRLPVPPPPPPPPPPPAPPHIRNLERERDFSMYEARNRPHFVPECAVFRDEDAVMPEDDQRANRTLFLGNLDISVTESDLRRVFDRFGVITEVDIKRAARGQSNTYGFIKFENLDMAHRAKIAMSGKIVGHSPIKIGYGKPTPTTRLWVGGLGPWVPLAALAKEFDRFGTIRTIDYRKGEAWAYIQYESLDAAQAACTHMRGFPLGGPDRRLRVDFADTEHRYQQQQFVQLPLPLPHYDLVPEPFAHCLTDPVRVRERSPPLPPHFRDRDLYPPAEWAGLGVHDRIRGAGFDPVDRLERRLREPWSVEHERELQNRDLSRKRRQVGDGWWLERSPDSSDYGLPRHVSSLERSPGGGSRDGGRYSDLERLPRPGRPSPIREQQNSKDGGFGDKRRRTLSPTGPSPDKDHKRKASDSSKSPAKKEDRAEQPSSSSKSHQQCKAATGGQKLSQVWQGALLLKNSSFPTSLHLLEGDVAVATSLLVDGSTGGQVSQLKISQRLRLDQPKLDEVSRRIKANGSSGYCILLAMPGKEEEAQDTGSSMERPLKNLVSYLMQKEAAGIISLPVGGNRDKDHGGVLHTFPPCDFSKQFLDASAKAFTKAEDDYMVVIIIRGAA, via the coding sequence ATGAAGGGGAAAGAGCGTTCGCCGGTGAAAAAACGCTCCCGGGCGCCAGAGGAGAGTAGAGACCGAGGAGGGAGTCACCCAAGCGGGAAGAAGCTGTCGACGGTTggtagcaacagcagcaacggCTCCGGTCAGAGCGGAGCTTCTTCCAGGAGAAGTTTACACAGCGAGAAAAGAGACGCGAGGGAAATGGACGGACACAACTCCTTTAGCCGgaacggcggcggcggcagcagcagcagcagcagcggcggctaCGACTACAGAGTCATGTCGGCGAACAAGCCGCACGTTGTCGCTGACGTCTCCGCGGAAGCACCGAGGTCCTCTTCACGCAGCGACCCGCGGCCTCCGCTGAACCCAGAGAGTGAGTACAAGACTCTTAAAATAAGTGAGCTGGGCTCCGAGCTGAACGACGAGGACATAGAGGACGGACTGTTTCACGAGTTCAAGAGGTTCGGGGACGTGAGTATCAAAATAAGTCGAGAAAACGACCAGAGGGTGGCGTTTGTGAACTTCAGGAGGCCCGATGACGCCCGGGCGGCGAAACACGCCCGCGGAAAGCTGGTGCTGTACGACCGCCCTCTCAAAATAGAGACCGTTTACATGAACAGACGTAGAAGTCGCTCCCCTGTTTCAAAAGACAATTTCCCCACAGGACACAGACACGTCCCCTCTCAGAGACAGCTGTCTCCCACTGGTTTGGGGTACAGAGACTACCGGCTCCAACAGCTGGCCCTGGGTCGTCtccctgttcctcctcctccccctccccctcctccccctcctgcaCCACCTCACATTAGAAACCTGGAACGAGAGAGAGACTTTTCTATGTATGAGGCCAGAAACCGGCCACATTTTGTCCCCGAATGTGCCGTTTTCCGTGATGAGGACGCTGTCATGCCCGAGGATGACCAGAGGGCCAACAGGACTTTGTTTCTGGGCAACCTGGACATCAGCGTGACAGAGAGTGACCTGAGGAGGGTGTTTGATAGGTTCGGGGTGATTACAGAGGTGGACATAAAGAGGGCAGCGCGAGGACAGAGCAACACCTACGGATTCATCAAGTTTGAGAACCTTGACATGGCTCATCGTGCCAAAATAGCAATGTCGGGGAAAATTGTGGGCCACAGCCCGATTAAAATCGGCTATGGTAAACCCACACCCACGACCAGGCTGTGGGTGGGGGGGCTTGGACCCTGGGTTCCACTTGCCGCACTGGCTAAGGAGTTTGATCGCTTTGGAACCATCAGAACTATAGACTACAGGAAGGGCGAGGCGTGGGCTTACATCCAGTATGAAAGTTTGGACGCTGCTCAGGCTGCTTGTACTCACATGAGGGGCTTCCCTCTCGGCGGCCCCGACAGGAGACTCAGGGTGGACTTTGCAGACACAGAGCACCGCTACCAGCAGCAACAGTTTGTGCAGCTTCCCCTCCCACTGCCACACTATGACTTAGTCCCAGAGCCCTTTGCCCACTGTTTGACTGACCCAgtgagagtcagagagagatcccctcccctccctcctcactTCAGAGACAGAGATCTGTACCCACCAGCCGAATGGGCTGGCCTGGGTGTCCACGACAGGATCCGTGGAGCAGGCTTTGATCCCGTAGATCGCCTGGAGAGGCGTCTGCGTGAGCCCTGGTCAGTAGAACACGAGCGGGAGTTACAAAACAGAGATCTGAGCCGCAAAAGGAGACAAGTGGGCGATGGCTGGTGGCTGGAGCGTTCACCTGACAGCAGTGACTATGGTCTGCCCCGTCACGTCAGCTCACTAGAGCGGAGCCCTGGAGGCGGCAGTCGAGATGGGGGGCGGTACAGTGACCTTGAGCGCCTGCCTCGCCCCGGAAGACCCTCCCCCATCAGAGAGCAGCAAAACAGTAAGGACGGTGGCTTTGGAGATAAGAGAAGGAGAACACTTAGCCCAACTGGGCCGAGCCCAGACAAGGACCACAAACGCAAAGCCAGTGACTCCTCTAAGAGCCCAGCAAAGAAGGAGGACCGTGCTGAAcaaccttcctcctcctcaaagtCTCACCAGCAGTGCAAGGCAGCAACAGGAGGACAAAAGCTAAGTCAGGTCTGGCAGGGCGCCCTCCTACTGAAGAACAGCAGCTTTCCCACATCACTGCACCTACTGGAGGGGGACGTGGCAGTGGCTACCAGTCTTCTGGTGGACGGCTCTACAGGCGGTCAAGTGTCCCAGCTAAAGATCAGCCAGCGCCTGCGCTTGGACCAGCCGAAGCTGGATGAGGTCTCTCGTCGCATTAAGGCCAACGGCTCCAGTGGATACTGCATCCTACTGGCCATGCCTGGTAAGGAAGAAGAGGCCCAGGACACCGGCAGCTCTATGGAGAGACCACTGAAGAACCTGGTGTCCTACCTGATGCAGAAGGAGGCGGCGGGCATCATCAGCCTCCCCGTGGGGGGCAACCGCGACAAAGATCACGGAGGAGTCCTTCACACTTTCCCCCCTTGCGATTTCTCAAAGCAGTTCTTGGATGCCTCTGCCAAAGCCTTTACCAAAGCAGAGGATGACTATATGGTGGTGATCATTATCAGAGGagcagcatga
- the LOC122768050 gene encoding amphoterin-induced protein 1-like yields the protein MMGDSRCTSHRATGAVFGRMSLATLVPFALLLPTLRVSAQLMGSPLDCHKTCVCASNIVSCSKMNLTNVPTGLPRYTAVLDLSFNSITRLRAEWTPVILGRLHSLSLNNNGLTFLSSEAFVSVTKLQYLDLSSNCIRLLDEFIFEPLENLEVLLLYNNCISQIDRTAFSSLVNLQKLYLSHNQISRFPLELVKERSRLETLRLLDVSSNRIKVLPLHELQALPAWIKNGLFFHNNSLPCTCQLYDMVARWHLRGLISATDFRSSHTCVLPGQKKEKMAIMDLNKVSLNCSEVKVLDEEAFLEQFLVLDCDTRQRDMQKSWVLPGNVPLSAANTTAVMRQDSSISIGPLRAEDSGVYICYATSDSFNETLYVTVVVFNSTKSSGLENLKTAYTTLVACLVSLVMILIYLYLTPCNCPCCPGYGLEKTEPRDSLNSSTVSIAQACKDTGQESLEGSGGGFPFRHMGFQEIKDQVEHNGRLNPIGEEDEELQGENRDRRRSDAESVSSVCSDTPMVM from the coding sequence ATGATGGGGGACTCGCGCTGCACTTCCCACAGAGCCACTGGAGCAGTTTTCGGGAGAATGAGCTTAGCCACACTCGTACCTTTTGCGTTGTTGTTACCGACACTGAGAGTCAGTGCGCAGTTGATGGGAAGCCCCCTGGACTGCCACAAGACCTGCGTGTGTGCCAGCAACATCGTCAGCTGTTCCAAGATGAATCTAACCAACGTTCCCACGGGTCTTCCACGGTATACAGCTGTTCTGGACCTTAGCTTCAACTCCATCACCAGGCTGCGTGCCGAGTGGACTCCTGTGATACTCGGCAGACTGCACAGCCTCAGTCTCAACAACAATGGACTCACGTTTCTGTCCTCAGAGGCATTTGTGTCGGTGACAAAGCTTCAGTACCTGGACCTGTCATCCAACTGCATCCGCCTGCTGGACGAGTTTATCTTTGAGccgctggagaacctggaggtGCTGCTGCTTTACAACAACTGCATTTCCCAGATAGACCGCACCGCTTTCTCCAGCCTCGTCAATCTGCAGAAGCTCTATCTGAGCCACAACCAGATCTCACGGTTCCCCTTGGAGCTTGTGAAGGAGCGGAGCCGGCTGGAAACTCTCAGGCTCCTGGATGTTTCCTCCAACCGGATCAAAGTCCTGCCCCTGCATGAGCTCCAAGCGCTGCCCGCCTGGATCAAGAACGGCCTGTTCTTTCACAACAACTCTCTGCCCTGCACCTGTCAGCTGTATGACATGGTGGCACGCTGGCACCTGCGGGGGCTCATCTCTGCTACTGACTTCAGGAGCAGCCACACCTGTGTGTTACCAGggcagaagaaggagaaaatggCCATAATGGATCTGAACAAGGTCAGTTTGAACTGCAGTGAGGTCAAAGTTTTGGATGAAGAAGCATTCCTTGAGCAGTTCCTGGTGCTGGACTGTGATACCAGGCAGAGGGACATGCAGAAGAGCTGGGTGCTGCCTGGAAACGTCCCACTGTCTGCAGCAAACACGACTGCAGTGATGAGGCAGGACAGCAGCATCTCCATCGGGCCCCTGAGGGCAGAAGACTCGGGTGTCTACATCTGCTATGCCACGAGTGACTCCTTCAACGAGACGCTCTATGTAACTGTCGTGGTCTTCAATTCCACCAAGAGCAGTGGTCTGGAGAACCTCAAAACAGCCTACACCACGCTTGTAGCATGTCTGGTCAGTTTAGTTATGATTCTCATCTACCTCTATCTCACACCCTGCAACTGCCCTTGCTGTCCAGGTTATGGCCTGGAAAAGACCGAGCCCAGAGACAGCCTCAACTCGTCCACTGTCAGCATCGCTCAAGCATGCAAGGACACGGGGCAAGAGAGCCTAGAAGGCAGCGGAGGAGGCTTCCCCTTCAGACACATGGGCTTCCAGGAGATCAAGGACCAGGTGGAGCACAATGGGAGGTTGAATCCAATAggtgaggaagatgaggagttGCAGGGGGAAAACAGGGATAGGAGGAGGTCTGACGCGGAGTCTGTGAGCTCCGTGTGCTCCGACACCCCCATGGTGATGTGA